One segment of Panicum virgatum strain AP13 chromosome 1K, P.virgatum_v5, whole genome shotgun sequence DNA contains the following:
- the LOC120665531 gene encoding uncharacterized protein LOC120665531, whose amino-acid sequence MLINSAWCLVHDSNSIVAKILKAKYFPSTSLWTAPAYVPKSAFWASILSIRHHLENHVTIQLIEGNTSIWNQPWCPIWKEMHARLNLEQNEYLIPSKVSELWITNSKMWDTNKIITLFGQQTLNILLQIHPIAGNGPDILCWKPASNGICSSKSAYRVLATEETMTRPPAGVPLQVVQILRGVWADKTIQPRVKTFAWRLLRLALGTASRVHRIISAINENCSRCGNLEDEKHLFFECSYARAVWFASSIGLRTDALSSSGRGIHTQIATILQQGQSQASAGMIFSIMWCLWKSRNDHRFNNKDWPIARVLHEAKAIDRAYDMGLEEDAISDHNHRIIPNANCVKNFL is encoded by the exons ATGCTTATCAACTCTGCTTGGTGCCTTGTGCATGATTCAAACTCTATTGTGGCCAAAATCCTTAAAGCCAAATACTTTCCTTCTACTTCTTTGTGGACTGCTCCAGCTTATGTGCCTAAATCCGCCTTTTGGGCCTCAATTTTGAGTATTAGACATCATCTTGAAAACCACGTCACTATACAGCTAATAGAGGGCAACACTTCTATTTGGAACCAACCTTGGTGTCCCATTTGGAAGGAAATGCATGCTCGTCTTAACCTTGAACAAAATGAATACCTAATCCCAAGTAAAGTTTCTGAATTATGGATAACAAATTCAAAAATGTGGGATACCAACAAGATCATTACTCTTTTTGGGCAACAAACCTTGAATATTCTTTTGCAGATTCACCCCATTGCAGGAAATGGACCTGACATTCTATGCTGGAAACCAGCTTCTAATGGCATATGCTCCTCCAAAAGTGCTTACAGGGTATTGGCAACTGAAGAAACAATGACCAGACCTCCAGCCGGTGTCCCTTTGCAGGTGGTACAGATTCTTCGAGGAGTATGGGCTGACAAAACTATTCAACCGCGTGTTAAAACCTTCGCTTGGCGACTACTTAGACTTGCACTAGGGACAGCTAGCAGGGTGCATAGGATAATTTCAGCTATTAATGAAAATTGTTCCAGATGTGGTAACTTGGAAGATGAAAAACATCTATTTTTTGAGTGTAGCTATGCCAGAGCAGTTTGGTTTGCTTCATCTATTGGCCTTAGAACAGATGCTCTTTCCTCCTCAGGGCGTGGGATACACACACAGATTGCTACTATTTTGCAACAAGGACAATCACAAGCTTCTGCAGGTATGATTTTTTCAATCATGTGGTGTTTGTGGAAATCTCGGAATGATCATAGATTCAATAACAAGGATTGGCCGATTGCTCGTGTTTTACATGAGGCAAAGGCTATTGACAGAGCTTACGATATGGGTTTGGAAGAGGACGCTATATCAGACCATAATCATAGAATTATCCCCAATGCAAACTGTGT CAAGAATTTTTTGTGA
- the LOC120665613 gene encoding uncharacterized protein LOC120665613, with protein sequence MAEGSRAAVAPAPGRRGCCIGGGGCGLGLARLVRRLRRRGRRALRAAAASSSAQPRRRACQYDPLSYARNFDLGGFDGDADAARVHYGCSFSSRFVLVPAPSSAAGAGAVPAGAAPAAVVSS encoded by the coding sequence ATGGCGGAAGGCAGCCGCGCGGCGGTTGCGCCGGCGCCCGGCCGGCGGGGCTGCTGCATCGGCGGCGGGGGCTGCGGGCTTGGGCTCGCGCGGCTGGTGcggcgcctgcggcggcggggcaggcgggcgctgcgcgccgccgccgcctcgtcctcgGCGCAGCCGCGCCGGCGCGCGTGCCAGTACGACCCGCTCAGCTACGCGCGCAACTTCGACCTCGGCGGCTTcgacggcgacgccgacgcAGCGCGCGTCCACTACGGctgctccttctcctcccgctTCGTGCTCGTGCCCGCGCCGTCGTcggctgccggcgccggcgcggtccCTGCCGGCGCTGCTCCAGCAGCAGTCGTGTCAAGCTAG
- the LOC120665689 gene encoding uncharacterized protein LOC120665689 isoform X1, giving the protein MAISFKYWDDCLDPEDMRLMWQDPVVSKEWTDAGEEQGQKVHLSRDPDGEAYLTQTEMMAVAAITINRHFKSQLDPYMIGALAEIASGRKLFIDTYDRKTKETKVGIMQVAPEVAQWLGKELGYKSYDIEDNTNLLYWPLVNVYFGAAYAKWLFSCDDKQRTEEFVVRAYKGGKKKASHKSTSPIFQRYLYVKESLLSIRQPEICNELTSGPESLSSTEAQLIYWDSKVSEADMDAMWKHPDVYKEWTKSGERRGNVRFSHDAKKRPYLSRVEVKAVAEIIISRHLGTRGSKPEALAALAEVCSMRFVHGVSTRTGLMGIDYATAEWLSRDCGYRAYTVISVDDLYNPFASMYFGASYLAWLSCYEGREQSYEFIVQAYLGGPENVNLQETGPLWNQFLEALALYHDPKKENSSCCIL; this is encoded by the exons ATGGCAATAAGCTTCAAATATTGGGACGACTGCTTGGATCCAGAGGATATGAGATTAATGTGGCAAGATCCTGTTGTAAGTAAAGAGTGGACTGATGCCGGGGAAGAGCAGGGACAGAAAGTTCATCTCTCACGGGACCCTGATGGTGAGGCATATCTCACACAAACTGAAATGATG gcagTGGCTGCAATCACCATTAATAGACATTTCAAATCACAACTGGACCCG TATATGATAGGCGCACTTGCGGAAATTGCAAGTGGAAGGAAACTCTTTATAGATACCTACGATCGCAAGACAAAAGAGACCAAGGTTGGGATAATGCAGGTGGCACCTGAAGTTGCTCAATGGCTTGGAAA GGAACTGGGTTACAAGAGTTATGACATTGAAGATAATACCAATTTGCTCTACTGGCCTCTTGTAAATGTCTACTTTGGTGCTGCTTATGCAAAATGGCTCTTCTCTTGTGATGATAA ACAAAGAACGGAAGAATTTGTTGTTAGAGCATATAAGGGCGGCAAAAAGAAGGCTTCTCACAAATCAACTTCTCCCATTTTCCAGCGTTATCTTTATGTGAAAGAGAGCTTGTTGTCTATAAG ACAACCAGAAATTTGCAATGAGCTCACTTCTGGCCCGGAAAGTTTATCAAGCACAG AAGCGCAGTTGATATATTGGGATTCCAAGGTATCAGAGgccgatatggatgcaatgtGGAAGCATCCTGATGTGTATAAGGAGTGGACAAAATCCGGTGAGCGACGTGGAAATGTACGATTCTCCCATGATGCAAAGAAGAGGCCTTACCTTTCTCGTGTGGAGGTGAAG GCTGTTGCTGAAATAATCATATCACGCCATTTGGGCACAAGAGGATCGAAACca GAAGCTCTTGCGGCACTTGCAGAGGTCTGCAGTATGCGCTTTGTTCATGGAGTAAGTACCCGAACTGGATTGATGGGAATAGACTACGCTACTGCTGAATGGCTTTCCAG AGATTGTGGCTACAGAGCGTATACAGTGATCTCTGTGGATGATCTCTACAATCCTTTTGCATCAATGTACTTTGGTGCATCTTACTTGGCATGGTTGTCATGCTATGAAGGAAG GGAACAAAGCTATGAATTCATTGTCCAAGCTTACCTCGGGGGACCAGAGAATGTTAACCTTCAGGAGACTGGTCCATTATGGAACCAATTCTTGGAGGCATTAGCACTGTACCACGACCCAAAGAA GGAGAATAGTAGCTGCTGTATTTTGTGA
- the LOC120665689 gene encoding uncharacterized protein LOC120665689 isoform X2, translating to MAISFKYWDDCLDPEDMRLMWQDPVVSKEWTDAGEEQGQKVHLSRDPDGEAYLTQTEMMAVAAITINRHFKSQLDPYMIGALAEIASGRKLFIDTYDRKTKETKVGIMQVAPEVAQWLGKELGYKSYDIEDNTNLLYWPLVNVYFGAAYAKWLFSCDDKQPEICNELTSGPESLSSTEAQLIYWDSKVSEADMDAMWKHPDVYKEWTKSGERRGNVRFSHDAKKRPYLSRVEVKAVAEIIISRHLGTRGSKPEALAALAEVCSMRFVHGVSTRTGLMGIDYATAEWLSRDCGYRAYTVISVDDLYNPFASMYFGASYLAWLSCYEGREQSYEFIVQAYLGGPENVNLQETGPLWNQFLEALALYHDPKKENSSCCIL from the exons ATGGCAATAAGCTTCAAATATTGGGACGACTGCTTGGATCCAGAGGATATGAGATTAATGTGGCAAGATCCTGTTGTAAGTAAAGAGTGGACTGATGCCGGGGAAGAGCAGGGACAGAAAGTTCATCTCTCACGGGACCCTGATGGTGAGGCATATCTCACACAAACTGAAATGATG gcagTGGCTGCAATCACCATTAATAGACATTTCAAATCACAACTGGACCCG TATATGATAGGCGCACTTGCGGAAATTGCAAGTGGAAGGAAACTCTTTATAGATACCTACGATCGCAAGACAAAAGAGACCAAGGTTGGGATAATGCAGGTGGCACCTGAAGTTGCTCAATGGCTTGGAAA GGAACTGGGTTACAAGAGTTATGACATTGAAGATAATACCAATTTGCTCTACTGGCCTCTTGTAAATGTCTACTTTGGTGCTGCTTATGCAAAATGGCTCTTCTCTTGTGATGATAA ACAACCAGAAATTTGCAATGAGCTCACTTCTGGCCCGGAAAGTTTATCAAGCACAG AAGCGCAGTTGATATATTGGGATTCCAAGGTATCAGAGgccgatatggatgcaatgtGGAAGCATCCTGATGTGTATAAGGAGTGGACAAAATCCGGTGAGCGACGTGGAAATGTACGATTCTCCCATGATGCAAAGAAGAGGCCTTACCTTTCTCGTGTGGAGGTGAAG GCTGTTGCTGAAATAATCATATCACGCCATTTGGGCACAAGAGGATCGAAACca GAAGCTCTTGCGGCACTTGCAGAGGTCTGCAGTATGCGCTTTGTTCATGGAGTAAGTACCCGAACTGGATTGATGGGAATAGACTACGCTACTGCTGAATGGCTTTCCAG AGATTGTGGCTACAGAGCGTATACAGTGATCTCTGTGGATGATCTCTACAATCCTTTTGCATCAATGTACTTTGGTGCATCTTACTTGGCATGGTTGTCATGCTATGAAGGAAG GGAACAAAGCTATGAATTCATTGTCCAAGCTTACCTCGGGGGACCAGAGAATGTTAACCTTCAGGAGACTGGTCCATTATGGAACCAATTCTTGGAGGCATTAGCACTGTACCACGACCCAAAGAA GGAGAATAGTAGCTGCTGTATTTTGTGA